The following are from one region of the Stigmatella ashevillena genome:
- a CDS encoding TonB-dependent receptor plug domain-containing protein, translating into MPSNPRKTVLALAVLVSGSAGIASAQEAAPPAPPAPPAVAAPPAAPPAPAEVPIEPPPPPDASSSAPGPAPVALPPPPTPAAPPARPARPQAQKPAAEPPPEEYVEEIVVTGSRIPRKELTTAAPVTVLDKAQIEATGRTSIAEILQNLPEQSNAINTQYNNGGDGSSRVNLRGIGASRTLVLLNGRRHVAGGTGANSSVDLNAIPTVAIQRIEVLKDGGSAVYGSDAIGGVVNIITRQDYSGTELRAFTGVSGKGDGLLYDLSLTTGQSTERGNILFSAGYYTQKDVFAGDRSYSKYDSAYNFNSRRITTSGSTTTPEGAIIEDSRDTGAGNAAWESLIGSGSGAYYRGADGWRDFDTTGVTDAGGDLFNYQPDNYLVTPAQRAHVYANGGLRLGAQTRAFFEATYVNRQSNQQLAAEPLNTVGEGVVVSADNVYNPFNRNFNDVRRRLNEFGTRDYEQDINTFRVVTGLQGKLPEGLGLFEGWGWEASFNHGRTTGVELKQGNLRLSRLQSAVGPSFIDPASGAAVCGTPDAPIDGCVPLNLFGGPGTITREMRDYLSYRGTRRGNTQQTVVSANLGGELFRLFPSARATGLALGYEHRRESGSNIPDPLTNSGDTTGNKIAATEGSYYVNEGYLELSIPILGGTNSETGDIYDIWEVTGAARAFNFNTFGSGATYKVGTRVSPIPDITLRSTYSTAFRAPAVNELYLGSTDSFDDVTDPCSGRTPGSDIDARCTAAGVPADFEDARAQQRAIVGGNKDLQPEKAKIFTVGAVFQPRWVKDVSATVDYYLVDVDEAIQSVGTSVILNNCYTNGTYCDRIVRLPGGLIDNISNPLSNVGGNTTSGIDISLRYQPQTPYGRFGFGIDATWLAKFEQEFSDGQVIDGKNNYDLELVLPDWKANVGVNWAMDPISAGVNVRWLNGYKECQANSCSVDEDAPTPLSRNVSSYYTVDLNAAYTWMTGVGNTTAQVGVNNVLNRAPVRLYAGFLADSDASTYDYMGRYFYARLSHEFY; encoded by the coding sequence ATGCCATCCAACCCCAGAAAGACAGTTCTGGCCCTGGCCGTGCTCGTGTCCGGCTCCGCAGGAATCGCCTCCGCTCAGGAGGCCGCCCCTCCCGCCCCTCCCGCTCCTCCGGCGGTGGCCGCCCCTCCGGCGGCTCCTCCTGCCCCCGCCGAAGTGCCCATCGAGCCGCCGCCTCCTCCCGATGCGTCGTCGTCCGCGCCTGGCCCGGCGCCCGTGGCCCTTCCGCCGCCGCCCACGCCCGCCGCACCGCCGGCCCGTCCCGCGAGGCCTCAGGCCCAGAAGCCCGCCGCGGAGCCTCCTCCCGAGGAGTACGTGGAGGAGATCGTCGTCACCGGCTCGCGCATTCCGCGCAAGGAGCTGACCACGGCGGCCCCCGTCACGGTGCTCGACAAGGCGCAGATCGAAGCCACGGGCCGCACCTCCATCGCGGAGATCCTCCAGAACCTCCCGGAGCAGTCGAACGCCATCAACACGCAGTACAACAACGGTGGTGACGGCTCCTCGCGCGTCAACCTCCGCGGCATCGGCGCCTCCCGCACCCTGGTGCTCCTCAACGGGCGCCGTCACGTGGCGGGTGGTACCGGCGCGAACTCCTCGGTGGACTTGAACGCCATCCCCACGGTGGCCATCCAGCGCATCGAGGTCCTCAAAGACGGCGGCTCGGCGGTCTATGGCTCGGACGCCATCGGCGGCGTGGTGAACATCATCACCCGTCAGGACTACTCCGGCACCGAACTGCGGGCCTTCACCGGTGTGTCGGGCAAGGGCGATGGTCTGCTCTATGACTTGAGCCTCACCACCGGCCAGAGCACCGAGCGTGGCAACATCCTCTTCTCCGCAGGTTACTACACGCAGAAGGATGTGTTCGCCGGGGACCGCAGCTACAGCAAGTACGACTCGGCGTACAACTTCAACTCGCGGCGCATCACCACCTCGGGCAGCACGACGACGCCCGAGGGCGCCATCATCGAGGACTCCCGTGACACGGGCGCTGGCAACGCGGCCTGGGAGAGCCTGATCGGAAGCGGGTCGGGCGCGTACTACCGGGGCGCGGATGGGTGGCGTGACTTCGACACCACGGGCGTCACGGACGCGGGCGGAGACCTGTTCAACTACCAGCCCGACAACTACCTGGTGACGCCGGCGCAGCGTGCCCACGTGTACGCCAACGGCGGCCTGCGGCTGGGCGCGCAGACCCGCGCCTTTTTCGAGGCTACCTACGTCAACCGCCAGTCGAATCAGCAGCTCGCTGCCGAGCCGCTCAACACGGTGGGCGAGGGCGTCGTCGTCTCCGCGGACAACGTCTACAACCCGTTCAACCGCAACTTCAATGACGTGCGTCGGCGTCTGAACGAGTTCGGCACCCGCGACTACGAGCAGGACATCAACACGTTCCGCGTCGTCACCGGCCTGCAGGGCAAGTTGCCCGAGGGGCTGGGCCTCTTCGAGGGCTGGGGCTGGGAGGCGTCCTTCAACCACGGCCGCACCACGGGCGTGGAACTCAAGCAGGGCAACCTGCGGCTGAGCCGACTGCAGTCCGCGGTGGGCCCGAGTTTCATTGATCCTGCGTCGGGCGCCGCGGTGTGCGGCACCCCGGACGCGCCCATCGACGGGTGCGTGCCGCTCAACCTGTTTGGCGGTCCTGGCACCATCACCCGGGAGATGCGCGACTACCTGAGCTACCGGGGCACCCGGCGCGGCAACACCCAGCAGACGGTGGTGTCGGCGAACCTCGGGGGAGAGCTGTTCCGGCTGTTCCCCTCGGCGCGCGCCACGGGGCTCGCGCTGGGCTACGAGCACCGCCGCGAGTCCGGCTCCAACATTCCGGATCCGCTGACGAACTCGGGCGACACCACGGGCAACAAGATCGCCGCCACCGAGGGCAGCTACTACGTGAACGAGGGGTACCTGGAGCTCTCGATTCCCATCCTCGGCGGGACGAATTCCGAGACGGGGGACATCTACGACATCTGGGAGGTCACCGGCGCGGCGCGGGCCTTCAACTTCAACACGTTCGGCTCGGGCGCGACCTACAAGGTGGGTACCCGCGTGAGCCCGATTCCGGACATCACGCTGCGCTCCACGTACTCCACGGCCTTCCGCGCGCCGGCGGTGAACGAGCTCTACCTGGGCAGCACCGACAGCTTCGATGACGTGACGGATCCCTGCTCGGGGCGTACGCCGGGCTCGGACATCGACGCGCGCTGCACGGCGGCGGGCGTGCCGGCGGACTTCGAGGATGCCCGTGCCCAGCAGCGGGCCATCGTGGGCGGCAACAAGGACCTGCAGCCCGAGAAGGCGAAGATCTTCACGGTGGGCGCGGTCTTCCAGCCCCGCTGGGTGAAGGACGTCTCGGCGACGGTGGACTACTACCTGGTTGACGTGGACGAGGCGATCCAGTCGGTGGGCACCAGCGTCATCCTGAACAACTGCTACACGAACGGCACGTACTGCGACCGCATTGTCCGTCTGCCGGGCGGCCTCATCGACAACATCTCGAACCCCCTGTCCAACGTGGGTGGCAACACCACCTCGGGCATCGACATCTCCCTGCGCTACCAGCCGCAGACGCCGTATGGCCGCTTCGGGTTCGGCATCGATGCGACTTGGCTGGCGAAGTTCGAGCAGGAGTTCTCGGATGGCCAGGTCATCGATGGGAAGAACAACTACGATCTGGAGCTCGTGCTGCCGGATTGGAAGGCCAACGTTGGGGTGAACTGGGCCATGGATCCGATCTCCGCGGGCGTCAACGTCCGCTGGCTCAACGGCTACAAGGAGTGCCAGGCCAACTCGTGCAGCGTGGACGAGGATGCGCCCACGCCCCTGTCCCGCAACGTGTCCTCCTATTACACGGTGGATCTCAACGCCGCGTACACGTGGATGACGGGCGTGGGCAACACCACGGCGCAGGTGGGCGTGAACAACGTCCTCAACCGCGCGCCGGTTCGCCTGTACGCCGGCTTCCTCGCGGACTCCGACGCGTCGACGTACGACTACATGGGCCGGTACTTCTACGCCCGCCTGTCGCACGAGTTCTACTGA